A portion of the Juglans microcarpa x Juglans regia isolate MS1-56 chromosome 1D, Jm3101_v1.0, whole genome shotgun sequence genome contains these proteins:
- the LOC121252671 gene encoding cyclin-D1-1-like isoform X2, protein MFMSSAYSTPNLYCNEVAAEVVSPNADLICDHDVEDATLDFLSYDDSFIISLFDSEIDQMRELESLRHVRGDSGLISARKDAVNWMLKVHACYRFRPETAYLSVNYLDRFLSSHSLPQGRGWPLQLLSVACLALAAKMEETSVPLLLDLQVKEPKFLFKPKTVQRMELLVMANLKWRLRITTPFDFVPYFISKLSCLGSPRPLNDYSQAFSRASDLIISTCRVMDFLDCPPSAIAAAAVLCATDQNMDHRELGYFHKRVSKESVKTCCELMKQNKCLLGHVKQQKLQPVPPIIPVAEFEAGLGRSL, encoded by the exons ATGTTCATGTCCTCAGCCTACTCAACTCCCAACTTATACTGCAATGAGGTAGCCGCTGAAGTGGTCTCCCCAAATGCGGACTTGATCTGTGACCATGACGTTGAGGATGCAACTCTGGATTTCCTGTCTTACGACGACAGCTTTATCATTAGTCTCTTTGATTctgagattgatcaaatgcgGGAACTTGAATCGCTACGTCATGTTCGTGGGGATTCTGGCCTTATCAGTGCTAGAAAAGACGCCGTCAATTGGATGCTGAAG GTGCATGCTTGCTACCGGTTTAGGCCCGAAACGGCATATCTTTCTGTAAACTATCTGGATCGTTTTCTCTCCTCTCATTCTTTGCCG CAAGGTAGAGGATGGCCTCTGCAGCTATTGTCCGTTGCTTGCCTGGCTCTGGCAGCAAAAATGGAGGAAACAAGCGTGCCACTTTTATTAGACCTGCAGGTGAAGGAACCCAAATTCTTGTTCAAGCCCAAAACAGTTCAACGGATGGAACTCCTCGTCATGGCCAATCTTAAGTGGCGATTGCGCATAACTACGCCTTTTGATTTCGTCCCCTATTTCATTTCTAAGCTTTCATGTCTTGGCTCTCCACGTCCACTAAATGATTACAGTCAAGCATTCTCGCGTGCCTCAGATCTTATTATTAGCACGTGTCGGG tgatggatttcttggattGTCCACCATCTGCAATAGCAGCGGCTGCTGTGCTATGCGCAACAGATCAGAATATGGATCACCGGGAGTTGGGCTACTTTCACAAGAGAGTAAGCAAA GAATCCGTGAAAACATGTTGCGAACTTATGAAGCAGAACAAATGTCTATTGGGACACGTTAAACAGCAGAAGTTGCAGCCAGTGCCACCAATTATTCCTGTTGCAGAGTTTGAAGCAGGTCTTGGCAGAAGCTTGTAA
- the LOC121252671 gene encoding cyclin-D1-1-like isoform X1, producing MFMSSAYSTPNLYCNEVAAEVVSPNADLICDHDVEDATLDFLSYDDSFIISLFDSEIDQMRELESLRHVRGDSGLISARKDAVNWMLKVHACYRFRPETAYLSVNYLDRFLSSHSLPQQGRGWPLQLLSVACLALAAKMEETSVPLLLDLQVKEPKFLFKPKTVQRMELLVMANLKWRLRITTPFDFVPYFISKLSCLGSPRPLNDYSQAFSRASDLIISTCRVMDFLDCPPSAIAAAAVLCATDQNMDHRELGYFHKRVSKESVKTCCELMKQNKCLLGHVKQQKLQPVPPIIPVAEFEAGLGRSL from the exons ATGTTCATGTCCTCAGCCTACTCAACTCCCAACTTATACTGCAATGAGGTAGCCGCTGAAGTGGTCTCCCCAAATGCGGACTTGATCTGTGACCATGACGTTGAGGATGCAACTCTGGATTTCCTGTCTTACGACGACAGCTTTATCATTAGTCTCTTTGATTctgagattgatcaaatgcgGGAACTTGAATCGCTACGTCATGTTCGTGGGGATTCTGGCCTTATCAGTGCTAGAAAAGACGCCGTCAATTGGATGCTGAAG GTGCATGCTTGCTACCGGTTTAGGCCCGAAACGGCATATCTTTCTGTAAACTATCTGGATCGTTTTCTCTCCTCTCATTCTTTGCCG CAGCAAGGTAGAGGATGGCCTCTGCAGCTATTGTCCGTTGCTTGCCTGGCTCTGGCAGCAAAAATGGAGGAAACAAGCGTGCCACTTTTATTAGACCTGCAGGTGAAGGAACCCAAATTCTTGTTCAAGCCCAAAACAGTTCAACGGATGGAACTCCTCGTCATGGCCAATCTTAAGTGGCGATTGCGCATAACTACGCCTTTTGATTTCGTCCCCTATTTCATTTCTAAGCTTTCATGTCTTGGCTCTCCACGTCCACTAAATGATTACAGTCAAGCATTCTCGCGTGCCTCAGATCTTATTATTAGCACGTGTCGGG tgatggatttcttggattGTCCACCATCTGCAATAGCAGCGGCTGCTGTGCTATGCGCAACAGATCAGAATATGGATCACCGGGAGTTGGGCTACTTTCACAAGAGAGTAAGCAAA GAATCCGTGAAAACATGTTGCGAACTTATGAAGCAGAACAAATGTCTATTGGGACACGTTAAACAGCAGAAGTTGCAGCCAGTGCCACCAATTATTCCTGTTGCAGAGTTTGAAGCAGGTCTTGGCAGAAGCTTGTAA
- the LOC121239099 gene encoding uncharacterized protein LOC121239099, whose protein sequence is MGNCQAAEAATVVIQHPGNKIERVYWSVSAHEVMTSNPGHYVALLVTSPTAKSDNGTPLKQLKLLRPDDTLLIGHVYRLISFEDVLKEFAAKKCVKLGKLLERGGFGVETMRKESGGSDPKSKFDNSSSVKMEQQELHRLGSNGGSDSSSMRGVGRLYGGGGQWRPALHSIAEVGT, encoded by the exons ATGGGGAATTGTCAGGCTGCAGAAGCGGCGACGGTCGTTATTCAACACCCCGGCAACAAGATCGAGAGAGTTTACTGGTCGGTTAGCGCTCATGAGGTCATGACTTCCAACCCCGGACACTACGTCGCGCTCCTGGTCACCTCCCCCACCGCCAAGTCCGACAACGGTACGCCTTTGAAGCAGCTCAAGCTTCTCCGACCGGACGACACCTTGCTCATCGGACACGTTTACCGTTTGATTAGCTTCGAAG ATGTGTTGAAGGAGTTTGCTGCGAAGAAGTGCGTGAAACTGGGCAAGTTGCTCGAGAGAGGAGGTTTTGGGGTTGAAACAATGAGGAAGGAGTCGGGTGGTTCGGATCCGAAATCGAAATTCGATAACTCCAGTTCTGTTAAG ATGGAGCAGCAGGAGCTTCACCGCCTGGGAAGCAACGGTGGCAGTGACAGCAGCAGCATGAGAGGCGTGGGTAGGCTTTATGGTGGTGGGGGGCAGTGGAGGCCAGCCTTGCACAGCATCGCTGAGGTTGGAACTTGA